A stretch of Acidimicrobiales bacterium DNA encodes these proteins:
- a CDS encoding CpaF family protein, producing the protein MSLYKRLHEVQQGAEEDNAASGGSGGGIAAAAKAAQAGGTAARRDPVLDELRQRIHHSLIEELGPILYDSRLSEEDLRKKVHEQLHHALALERAPLSASDKAQLIQDVSDDILGYGPIDPLLRDDDVSEIMVNGPDSVYVERSGKLSKDPVTFVDEAHLRRIIDKIVGQVGRRIDESTPMCDARLPDGSRVNAIISPLTIGGPFLTIRKFKADPLQVDDLIRFGTMDANAARFLQACVVGRLNMIVSGGTGTGKTTTLNVMSSFIPEGERIVTVEDAKELQLHQDHVLCLETRPPNIEGRGAVSIRDLVKNSLRMRPDRIVVGECRAGEALDMLQAMNTGHDGSLTTVHANTPRDTLSRLETLTLMAGFDLPVRAIREQMASAIDVIVQIARLRDGSRRITHITEVQGMEGDVITLQDIFLFDFSAGVDDNGRYRGVLKPTGIRPKFAEKLTAEGIRLGPETFQPNGGGMGAQ; encoded by the coding sequence ATGAGTCTCTACAAGCGTCTCCATGAGGTCCAGCAGGGGGCCGAAGAAGACAACGCCGCTTCCGGCGGTTCGGGTGGCGGCATCGCCGCTGCGGCCAAGGCCGCGCAGGCCGGCGGCACCGCCGCTCGGCGAGACCCCGTGCTCGACGAACTCCGGCAGCGGATCCACCACAGCCTCATCGAAGAGCTGGGCCCGATCCTCTACGACAGTCGGCTCTCGGAAGAGGACCTCCGCAAGAAGGTCCACGAGCAGCTCCACCATGCCCTCGCCCTTGAGCGGGCGCCCCTGTCGGCGTCCGACAAGGCGCAGCTGATCCAGGACGTCTCGGACGACATCCTCGGCTACGGCCCGATCGACCCGCTCCTGCGGGACGACGACGTGTCGGAAATCATGGTGAACGGCCCCGACTCGGTCTACGTCGAGCGCAGCGGCAAGCTGTCGAAGGATCCGGTGACCTTCGTCGACGAGGCGCATCTGCGTCGCATCATCGACAAGATCGTGGGTCAGGTCGGCCGTCGCATCGACGAGTCCACCCCGATGTGTGACGCCCGTCTGCCCGACGGTTCCCGTGTGAACGCGATCATCTCGCCGCTCACCATCGGCGGACCGTTCCTCACCATCCGTAAGTTCAAGGCCGATCCGCTTCAGGTCGACGACCTGATCCGCTTCGGCACGATGGACGCCAACGCCGCCCGCTTCCTGCAGGCCTGCGTGGTCGGTCGACTGAACATGATCGTCTCCGGTGGTACCGGTACCGGTAAGACGACGACCCTCAACGTCATGTCGTCGTTCATTCCGGAGGGCGAGCGCATCGTCACGGTGGAGGACGCCAAGGAGCTCCAGCTCCACCAGGATCACGTGCTCTGCCTCGAGACCCGCCCGCCGAACATCGAAGGCCGGGGCGCCGTCTCCATCCGCGATCTCGTGAAGAACTCCCTGCGTATGCGGCCCGACCGCATCGTCGTCGGTGAGTGTCGTGCCGGTGAGGCGTTGGACATGCTCCAGGCCATGAACACGGGCCACGACGGCTCGCTGACCACGGTCCACGCCAACACCCCGCGAGACACGCTCAGCCGTCTCGAGACCCTGACCCTCATGGCCGGCTTCGACCTGCCGGTGCGGGCGATCCGTGAACAGATGGCCTCGGCCATCGACGTGATCGTGCAGATCGCCCGTCTGCGTGACGGCTCGCGTCGCATCACCCACATCACCGAGGTCCAGGGCATGGAGGGTGACGTGATCACGCTCCAGGACATCTTCCTGTTCGACTTCAGCGCCGGTGTCGACGACAACGGCCGCTACCGCGGTGTGCTCAAGCCCACCGGTATCCGCCCCAAGTTCGCGGAGAAGCTCACCGCCGAAGGCATCCGCCTCGGTCCGGAGACCTTCCAGCCGAACGGCGGGGGCATGGGGGCACAGTGA
- a CDS encoding type II secretion system F family protein encodes MFDLSPQIATALFGGGIALAIWAIASQAHEKSVVRDSLRALEDYEVESVRDQELLNPLAQRALLPILGALTSLGRRLTPVGYIDGVRHKFVLSGRPQTEVIDRFLAMRVVTVVMVPVAFYVFYIWNPIGLGGTTQLGVTALACLLLIVGPDAQLNRAVEDRQKQILRGLPDIIDLLVISVEAGLGFEQALQRTIVSVPGSLSDEFARMLGEVRAGSTRAEAMRAMDARIEVSEVRSFVLAILQADTFGVSIGRVLRGQAEEMRIKRRQIAQEKAQKAPVKMLIPMVFCIFPALFTIVLGPAVIRIMNNF; translated from the coding sequence GTGTTCGATCTGTCACCCCAAATCGCAACGGCCCTGTTCGGCGGCGGCATCGCCCTCGCCATCTGGGCAATCGCCTCGCAGGCGCACGAGAAGTCGGTCGTTCGCGACTCGCTTCGGGCGCTCGAGGACTATGAGGTCGAGTCGGTCCGCGATCAGGAGCTCCTGAACCCGCTCGCCCAGCGGGCGCTGCTCCCGATCCTCGGTGCGCTCACGTCACTCGGTCGGCGCCTGACGCCGGTCGGCTACATCGACGGTGTCCGTCACAAGTTCGTCCTCTCGGGGCGTCCGCAGACGGAGGTCATCGATCGCTTCCTCGCGATGCGCGTGGTCACCGTCGTGATGGTGCCCGTCGCGTTCTACGTCTTCTACATCTGGAACCCGATCGGCCTCGGCGGCACGACCCAGCTCGGCGTGACCGCGCTGGCGTGTCTGCTCCTGATCGTCGGCCCCGATGCCCAGCTCAACCGGGCGGTCGAGGATCGCCAGAAGCAGATCCTTCGAGGACTGCCGGACATCATCGACCTCCTGGTGATCTCCGTGGAGGCCGGACTCGGTTTCGAGCAGGCCCTCCAGCGCACGATCGTCAGTGTCCCGGGCTCGCTCAGCGACGAGTTCGCCCGCATGCTCGGTGAGGTCCGCGCCGGTTCGACCCGGGCCGAGGCGATGCGGGCCATGGACGCCCGCATCGAGGTCTCCGAGGTCCGCAGCTTCGTGCTGGCGATCCTCCAGGCCGACACGTTCGGTGTCTCCATCGGTCGTGTGCTTCGCGGCCAGGCCGAGGAGATGCGTATCAAGCGTCGTCAGATCGCGCAGGAAAAGGCGCAGAAGGCGCCCGTCAAGATGCTGATCCCGATGGTGTTCTGCATCTTCCCGGCGCTCTTCACGATCGTGCTGGGTCCGGCCGTGATCCGGATCATGAACAACTTCTGA
- a CDS encoding response regulator transcription factor — MLADDHRMLREGLSRSMSEHGFDVVGEARDGVEAVNMAYSLTPDVVLMDVSMPEMDGVEACRQVRMAVPGTKVVMLTMHADQDVLANAIRAGACGYLVKDCSTEEIADAVRMASNGDTALSPQLAASMLDEVRKLDQAPTREDRVVTKREEEVLQLIADGCSTSEVAEQMYISQKTVKNHLASIYQKLDARDRTQAVLQAVRMGIVSLE; from the coding sequence ATGCTCGCTGATGACCACCGGATGCTCCGGGAGGGACTCAGCCGTTCGATGTCCGAACATGGTTTCGACGTCGTCGGGGAGGCCCGCGACGGTGTGGAAGCCGTCAACATGGCGTACTCCCTCACGCCGGACGTCGTGCTGATGGATGTCTCGATGCCGGAGATGGACGGCGTGGAGGCATGCCGCCAGGTCCGCATGGCCGTCCCCGGCACCAAGGTCGTGATGCTGACGATGCACGCCGATCAGGACGTGCTGGCCAACGCCATTCGTGCCGGCGCCTGCGGCTATCTCGTCAAGGACTGCTCGACCGAGGAGATCGCCGACGCCGTCCGCATGGCTTCCAACGGCGACACCGCCCTCTCACCCCAACTCGCCGCCTCGATGCTCGACGAAGTCCGCAAGCTCGACCAGGCCCCCACCCGCGAGGACCGTGTGGTCACGAAGCGCGAAGAGGAAGTGCTCCAGCTCATCGCCGACGGCTGCTCCACGTCCGAGGTCGCCGAACAGATGTACATCAGCCAGAAGACGGTGAAGAACCACCTCGCCTCGATCTACCAGAAGCTGGATGCCCGGGACCGCACGCAGGCCGTGCTCCAGGCGGTGCGGATGGGCATCGTCTCCCTCGAGTAG
- a CDS encoding GAF domain-containing sensor histidine kinase: protein MSDLKTPNEASPADAERLRKPSSHRANSWLRPLARIGRASDGYEGPTPGPAMVDRVDRLASFAPAILAIRWGMTAVSLALSGTAFVNSDWEVVLWCMGLVSYTVIRTITPLRYNGDVRSLIQVFFEIALHVAAVASTDYWESPFVFSLMTAIIVAGFARGFGFGLRIAIGAALALALGDAARAGYELQDLRVSLQWSAVLLLVGVVAGYARRISGEADLQHSLALDRLDRLSDANALLFSLHRVAQTLPASLDLGDVLDTTVARLRGLVDFDAVAVLVFDDTDASWQVIRREGAALPSRLGPTELPRPLMDAMSSNRMVEEPDLSQPRGPGISPMSSSGIYTVLPARGSIIGLLAVESRQPNAFGRRDIELLNGFVEPVALAIDNARWFARLRTVGADEERTRIARDLHDNIGQSLAYLAFELDRLVSKNAKEEDLGGSLEQLRSDLRGVIGEVRDTLYDLRTDVSDQLEIGEVLEQFGARVMERTDLDIRVYADRSGPRLPLLQEREMWRIAQEAIVNVERHAEANGVAIRWRCDGEAAALEIADDGKGFPVGKAGRIDSYGIMGMRERASSIGATLELHTEEGRGTVVRCFLAADRNAGRRS from the coding sequence ATGAGTGATCTCAAGACGCCGAACGAGGCGTCTCCGGCCGACGCAGAGCGCCTGCGTAAGCCGTCGAGTCACCGGGCCAACTCCTGGCTGCGTCCTCTTGCCCGCATCGGCCGGGCCAGCGACGGCTACGAGGGCCCGACGCCGGGACCGGCCATGGTCGACCGCGTCGACCGGCTGGCCAGCTTCGCGCCGGCGATCCTCGCGATCCGTTGGGGTATGACGGCGGTCTCGCTCGCCCTCTCGGGGACCGCCTTCGTCAACTCGGACTGGGAGGTCGTGCTGTGGTGCATGGGCCTCGTGAGCTACACGGTGATCCGCACGATCACCCCGCTGCGCTACAACGGCGACGTCCGCTCGCTCATCCAGGTCTTCTTCGAGATCGCCCTCCACGTCGCGGCGGTCGCCTCCACCGACTACTGGGAGTCGCCGTTCGTCTTCTCGCTGATGACGGCGATCATCGTCGCCGGCTTCGCCCGCGGCTTCGGCTTCGGCCTGCGGATCGCGATCGGTGCCGCGCTCGCGCTGGCGCTGGGTGACGCCGCCCGGGCGGGCTACGAGCTCCAGGACCTCCGCGTCTCGCTCCAGTGGTCGGCCGTCCTCCTCCTCGTGGGCGTGGTCGCCGGCTACGCCCGGCGGATCAGCGGCGAAGCCGATCTCCAGCACTCGCTCGCCCTCGATCGCCTCGACCGGCTCTCCGATGCGAATGCGCTGCTCTTCTCGCTGCACCGCGTCGCCCAGACGCTGCCGGCGTCGCTCGACCTCGGTGACGTGCTCGACACCACCGTCGCCCGCCTTCGCGGCCTCGTCGACTTCGACGCCGTCGCCGTGCTCGTCTTCGACGACACCGATGCCAGCTGGCAGGTCATCCGCCGGGAGGGGGCGGCCTTGCCGAGTCGTCTCGGCCCGACCGAGCTGCCGCGACCACTCATGGACGCGATGTCGTCCAACCGCATGGTCGAGGAGCCCGACCTGAGCCAGCCCCGCGGCCCGGGCATCTCGCCGATGTCGTCCTCGGGCATCTACACGGTACTCCCGGCTCGCGGCTCGATCATCGGGCTGCTGGCCGTCGAGTCCCGGCAGCCCAACGCCTTCGGTCGACGTGACATCGAACTCCTGAACGGCTTCGTCGAGCCGGTCGCGCTCGCGATCGACAACGCCCGCTGGTTCGCCCGTCTGCGGACGGTCGGCGCCGACGAGGAGCGCACCCGCATCGCCCGCGATCTCCACGACAACATCGGTCAGTCGCTCGCCTATCTGGCGTTCGAACTCGATCGTCTGGTCAGCAAGAACGCGAAGGAAGAGGACCTGGGCGGCTCGCTCGAGCAGCTGCGCAGCGATCTCCGCGGTGTCATCGGCGAGGTCCGCGACACGCTCTACGACCTGCGCACCGATGTGTCCGACCAGCTCGAGATCGGCGAGGTGCTCGAACAGTTCGGGGCCCGGGTCATGGAACGCACGGACCTCGACATCCGCGTCTACGCCGATCGGAGCGGGCCCCGTCTGCCGCTGCTCCAGGAGCGGGAGATGTGGCGGATCGCCCAGGAGGCGATCGTCAACGTCGAACGCCACGCCGAAGCCAACGGCGTCGCCATCCGCTGGCGCTGCGACGGCGAAGCCGCCGCCCTCGAGATCGCCGACGACGGCAAGGGATTCCCGGTCGGGAAGGCCGGCCGGATCGACTCCTACGGGATCATGGGGATGCGCGAACGAGCGTCCTCCATCGGCGCCACGCTCGAGCTGCACACCGAGGAAGGACGCGGCACCGTCGTGCGCTGCTTCCTCGCCGCCGACCGCAACGCAGGACGGCGTTCGTGA
- a CDS encoding type II secretion system F family protein: MTFRSAFRLRGSRVAGVFAAILMIMGGLQVSIAAAQDDTEAEEAVAPPVLMLVDTVDDPYVLVRYAVEPTTATVTISGTDAETGSPVAIADSDLAVQTAIVIDNSAASAEHLDAFIDAAEAYIAGAGENEEISIWTTGGVARVRVGLNDDHARTDAIVEGIVSAAGGNMLFDGIRSAALELGSTGAGATNLLVLAGSIDGGSVADASAARGAAQAADASGFAVAADESVVGSMRGFVSSTYGGAFAATEVAEEIAGYGGSVSQVVNNTWQIPFESEQMADANQLTVTVDDTSIRASFTAGSTTSGVALAPFAEQGDSNLPGLGFLQSDTGRMLGVLFGAIAAGLGAYAVVMLTQKDESGLKNVLRAYDDPYGQTVVEDDGESAMARSALLKRAVEITEGLAERRGMLARLEQTLEQADLPLRAGEALTAGAGIAAAFFVVGLLLTGSWPGMLVLGILGILVPGFLVRFKASKRQKAFMSQLPDTLQLLSSTLKAGYSFMQGVEAVSQEVEDPMGGELRRIVTEAQLGRPLEEAMDASAERMDSPDFAWAVMAVKIQREVGGNLSELLLTVAETMTERERLRRDVATLTAEGKMSAIVLGALPILLGLAMWGINPTYINTLFTDGFGKVLLGMSIVAALAGFAWMKKIINIDI; the protein is encoded by the coding sequence GTGACCTTCCGTTCCGCCTTCCGACTCCGCGGGAGCCGCGTCGCCGGGGTGTTCGCCGCGATCTTGATGATCATGGGCGGACTCCAGGTGTCGATCGCCGCGGCCCAGGACGACACCGAGGCCGAGGAAGCGGTCGCGCCGCCCGTCCTCATGCTCGTCGACACGGTCGACGACCCCTACGTGCTCGTCCGCTACGCCGTCGAGCCGACGACCGCGACCGTCACCATCTCGGGGACGGACGCCGAGACCGGTTCGCCCGTGGCCATCGCCGACTCCGATCTGGCGGTCCAGACCGCCATCGTGATCGACAACAGTGCGGCCTCGGCCGAGCACCTCGACGCGTTCATCGACGCGGCCGAGGCCTACATCGCCGGCGCCGGGGAGAACGAGGAGATCTCGATCTGGACCACGGGCGGCGTCGCTCGGGTCCGTGTCGGCCTCAACGACGACCACGCCCGGACGGACGCGATCGTCGAGGGCATCGTGTCCGCCGCCGGCGGCAACATGCTCTTCGACGGCATCCGCAGCGCGGCTCTCGAACTCGGTTCGACCGGTGCCGGAGCGACCAACCTCCTGGTCCTCGCCGGTTCGATCGACGGCGGCTCGGTCGCCGACGCATCCGCCGCCCGTGGCGCGGCCCAGGCGGCCGACGCGTCGGGCTTCGCGGTCGCGGCCGACGAGTCCGTCGTCGGCTCCATGCGGGGCTTCGTGTCCTCCACCTACGGCGGCGCCTTCGCCGCCACCGAGGTCGCCGAGGAGATCGCCGGCTACGGCGGATCCGTTTCCCAGGTCGTCAACAACACCTGGCAGATTCCCTTCGAATCCGAGCAGATGGCCGATGCCAACCAGCTCACCGTCACCGTCGACGACACGTCGATCCGCGCCTCCTTCACGGCCGGTTCCACGACGTCGGGTGTGGCCCTCGCCCCGTTCGCGGAGCAGGGTGACAGCAATCTGCCCGGGCTCGGCTTCCTGCAGAGCGACACCGGCCGGATGCTCGGCGTGCTCTTCGGTGCCATCGCGGCGGGACTGGGTGCCTACGCGGTCGTCATGCTCACGCAGAAGGACGAGTCCGGACTCAAGAACGTGCTGCGGGCCTACGACGATCCGTACGGCCAGACCGTGGTCGAGGACGACGGCGAGTCGGCCATGGCCCGGAGCGCGCTGCTCAAGCGTGCCGTCGAGATCACCGAGGGCCTGGCCGAGCGTCGAGGCATGCTCGCCCGCCTCGAGCAGACACTCGAGCAGGCGGACCTTCCCCTTCGCGCCGGTGAGGCACTCACCGCCGGCGCCGGTATCGCCGCCGCCTTCTTCGTGGTCGGCCTCCTGCTGACCGGCTCGTGGCCGGGCATGCTCGTCCTGGGCATCCTCGGCATCCTGGTGCCGGGTTTCCTGGTTCGCTTCAAGGCATCCAAGCGCCAGAAGGCGTTCATGTCGCAGCTCCCGGACACCCTCCAGCTGCTGTCGTCGACCCTCAAGGCCGGCTACTCGTTCATGCAGGGTGTGGAAGCCGTCTCCCAGGAGGTCGAGGACCCGATGGGTGGCGAACTCCGCCGCATCGTGACCGAGGCCCAGCTGGGCCGCCCGCTCGAAGAGGCCATGGACGCCTCCGCCGAGCGCATGGACTCGCCGGACTTCGCCTGGGCCGTCATGGCCGTGAAGATCCAGCGGGAGGTCGGCGGCAACCTGTCGGAGCTCCTCCTCACCGTCGCCGAGACGATGACGGAACGCGAGCGCCTCCGTCGAGACGTCGCCACGCTGACCGCCGAAGGAAAGATGAGCGCCATCGTTCTCGGCGCCCTCCCGATCCTGCTCGGTCTCGCCATGTGGGGCATCAACCCCACCTACATCAACACCCTCTTCACCGACGGCTTCGGCAAGGTGCTGCTGGGCATGTCCATCGTTGCGGCTCTCGCCGGCTTCGCATGGATGAAGAAGATCATCAACATCGACATCTGA